A window of the Bradyrhizobium ottawaense genome harbors these coding sequences:
- a CDS encoding DUF992 domain-containing protein, whose translation MRFLTLTLAAAAMVAPLAAANALPPVRAGILQCQGGQNVGFVVGSVTSLECVFQSEGRRPEPYIATVRRYGLDLGITAQTQLAWAVNAPNSRISRGDLAGSYGGVGANASVGIGGGGNFLVGGPANSYALQPISLQGQTGLNVAAGIADIELQPFRGHAPRRHYHRHRRG comes from the coding sequence ATGAGATTCCTGACACTGACCCTTGCCGCAGCGGCGATGGTCGCGCCGCTCGCTGCCGCCAACGCGCTGCCGCCGGTTCGCGCCGGCATCCTGCAATGCCAGGGCGGCCAGAACGTCGGCTTCGTGGTCGGCTCGGTGACCAGCCTCGAATGCGTGTTCCAGAGCGAGGGGCGGCGTCCCGAGCCCTATATCGCGACCGTGCGCCGCTATGGCCTCGATCTCGGCATCACCGCGCAGACGCAACTGGCCTGGGCGGTGAATGCGCCGAACAGCCGGATCAGCCGCGGCGATCTCGCCGGCAGTTACGGCGGCGTCGGCGCCAACGCGTCGGTCGGCATCGGCGGCGGCGGCAATTTCCTGGTCGGGGGCCCTGCGAACTCTTATGCGCTACAGCCGATCAGCCTGCAGGGCCAGACCGGCCTGAACGTCGCGGCCGGGATCGCCGATATCGAGCTGCAGCCGTTCCGCGGCCACGCTCCGCGCCGGCACTATCACCGCCATCGGCGCGGCTGA
- a CDS encoding pyridoxal phosphate-dependent aminotransferase gives MTFLSAALARVKPSATIAVTDKARALKAAGRNVIGLGAGEPDFDTPANIKLAAIHAIEAGKTKYTDVGGIPELKEAIIGKFQRENGLTYKPNQIIVGTGGKQVLYNALMATINPGDEVIIPAPYWVSYPEMVALAGGESVPVVCPASSGFKLRPEDLEKAITPKTKWIILCSPSNPTGAAYSRSELKAITDVLVKHPNIWVMTDDMYEHLVYDDFVFATPAQVEPKLYDRTLTVNGVSKAYCMTGWRIGYAGGPAELIKAMQTIQSQSTSNPSSISQWASVEALNGPQDFIPVHNKVFKERRDLVVSMLNQAKGIECPRPEGAFYVYPSCAGTMGKTSPSGKVLANDEDFVTELLETEGVAVVQGSAFGLGPAFRISYATKTSDLEDACKRIQRFCGNLR, from the coding sequence ATGACCTTCCTGTCCGCTGCGCTCGCCCGTGTGAAGCCGTCCGCGACGATCGCGGTCACGGATAAAGCACGCGCGCTGAAAGCGGCGGGCCGCAACGTCATCGGCCTCGGCGCCGGCGAGCCGGATTTCGACACGCCCGCCAACATCAAGCTGGCGGCGATCCACGCCATCGAGGCCGGCAAGACCAAATACACCGATGTCGGCGGCATTCCCGAGCTGAAGGAAGCCATCATCGGCAAGTTCCAGCGCGAGAACGGCCTGACCTACAAGCCGAACCAGATCATCGTCGGCACCGGCGGCAAGCAGGTGCTCTACAATGCGCTGATGGCGACCATCAATCCCGGCGACGAGGTGATCATCCCCGCACCGTACTGGGTGAGCTACCCGGAAATGGTGGCGCTGGCCGGCGGCGAGTCGGTGCCGGTGGTGTGCCCGGCGTCGAGCGGTTTCAAGCTGCGGCCCGAAGATCTCGAAAAGGCGATCACGCCGAAGACCAAGTGGATCATCCTGTGCTCGCCGTCGAACCCGACCGGCGCCGCCTATTCGCGCAGCGAGCTGAAGGCGATCACCGACGTGCTGGTGAAGCATCCGAACATCTGGGTGATGACCGACGACATGTACGAGCACCTCGTCTATGACGACTTCGTGTTCGCGACCCCGGCGCAGGTCGAACCGAAACTGTACGACCGCACGCTGACCGTGAACGGCGTCTCCAAGGCCTATTGCATGACCGGCTGGCGCATCGGCTATGCCGGCGGCCCGGCCGAGCTGATCAAGGCGATGCAGACGATCCAGTCGCAGTCGACCTCGAACCCGTCGTCGATCTCGCAGTGGGCGTCGGTCGAGGCGCTCAACGGTCCGCAGGATTTCATCCCCGTGCACAACAAGGTGTTCAAGGAACGCCGCGACCTCGTGGTGTCCATGCTCAACCAGGCCAAGGGTATCGAATGCCCGCGGCCCGAGGGCGCGTTCTACGTCTATCCGTCCTGCGCCGGCACCATGGGCAAGACCTCGCCGTCCGGCAAGGTGCTCGCCAACGACGAAGACTTCGTCACCGAGTTGCTGGAAACCGAAGGCGTCGCCGTCGTGCAGGGTTCGGCGTTCGGGCTTGGACCGGCGTTCCGGATTTCCTACGCGACCAAGACCTCCGATCTCGAAGACGCCTGCAAGCGCATCCAGCGCTTCTGCGGCAATTTGCGGTAG
- a CDS encoding glycosyltransferase family 87 protein produces the protein MTNFRQGLRSGEWLTAARIRGYCLIMIGLGCLAIAGWIALSHSLVDPNGKPIGTDFSSFYAAGSLALQGNAAEAYDMAAHHTRQQLLFGPDTPYYGWLYPPNFFLLAAPLARVPYPLALAVWQVCTFALYLGVIGAILRDARRDSSPLASLWLLAAAAFPAVFINLGHGQNGFLSAALLGGALVMLPRRPGLAGVLFGLLAYKPQFALVVPFALLASGQWRTIVTAAVTVIAVAGASLFLFGADAWTAFFASTETSRKLLLEEGGVGFEKLQSAFAAIRVWGGSVTLAYLVQAVVGAIAVCCTAWVWRSQCDANVKAALLIAATAVASPHILDYDLMLLAPAMAFLVATRAGAPFRDYEISLLAAVWIAPLVARAFAGATGVPLGFLAGATLFTLIAGGAIGKPAAGSLRVAQA, from the coding sequence ATGACAAATTTCCGGCAAGGGCTGCGATCGGGCGAGTGGCTGACGGCGGCACGGATCCGCGGCTATTGCCTGATCATGATCGGGCTCGGCTGCCTTGCCATCGCAGGTTGGATCGCGCTGTCGCATAGCCTCGTCGACCCAAACGGCAAGCCGATCGGGACCGATTTCTCGAGCTTCTACGCCGCCGGATCGCTGGCGCTGCAAGGCAATGCGGCCGAGGCCTACGACATGGCCGCGCACCACACGCGCCAGCAATTGTTGTTCGGGCCTGATACGCCCTATTACGGCTGGCTGTACCCGCCGAATTTCTTCTTGCTCGCGGCACCCCTGGCCCGAGTGCCCTACCCGCTGGCGCTGGCCGTCTGGCAGGTCTGCACGTTCGCGCTCTATCTCGGTGTAATCGGTGCAATCCTGCGCGACGCACGGCGTGACAGCAGCCCCCTCGCAAGCCTTTGGCTGCTCGCGGCCGCGGCTTTTCCCGCGGTCTTCATCAATCTCGGCCACGGGCAGAATGGTTTCCTCAGTGCCGCATTGCTGGGAGGCGCGCTCGTCATGTTGCCGCGGCGGCCTGGGCTCGCAGGCGTGCTGTTCGGCCTCCTCGCCTACAAGCCGCAATTCGCGCTGGTCGTGCCGTTCGCGCTGCTCGCGAGCGGACAGTGGCGAACGATCGTCACGGCAGCCGTCACCGTGATTGCGGTCGCGGGCGCGTCGCTGTTCCTGTTCGGCGCCGACGCCTGGACCGCGTTCTTCGCCTCCACCGAGACCTCGCGCAAATTGCTGCTGGAAGAAGGCGGTGTCGGCTTCGAGAAGCTGCAGAGCGCGTTCGCGGCGATCCGCGTGTGGGGTGGCAGCGTGACCCTTGCCTATCTGGTTCAGGCCGTCGTCGGCGCTATTGCCGTGTGCTGCACCGCCTGGGTCTGGCGCTCGCAGTGCGACGCCAACGTCAAGGCGGCGCTGTTGATCGCCGCGACCGCGGTCGCCTCGCCCCACATCCTCGACTACGACCTGATGCTGCTCGCGCCTGCGATGGCTTTCCTCGTTGCGACGAGAGCCGGCGCGCCGTTTCGCGATTACGAAATCAGCTTGCTCGCGGCGGTCTGGATCGCGCCACTCGTCGCGCGCGCGTTCGCCGGCGCGACTGGCGTCCCGCTCGGCTTCCTCGCCGGCGCGACGCTGTTCACGCTGATCGCGGGCGGCGCGATCGGCAAACCTGCCGCTGGATCGCTGCGAGTCGCGCAAGCGTGA
- a CDS encoding glutathione S-transferase family protein, producing MYKLYSMQRSGNSYKVRLALALLGAPYHAIEVDILRGESRTPDFLAKNPSGQVPLLEVAEGRYLAESNAILWYVCGGTSLAPESRVERAEALQWMFFEQHALEPNIGAAYFWLSLVKGGRDLQTHALEDWMERGYAALQVMENHLKSHSYFAAGQLTVADIALYGYTHVADRCDYDLATFPAIRGWLRRVEQTPGFVAMDWQPGAEVEDPARIAAGA from the coding sequence ATGTACAAGCTCTATTCGATGCAGCGCTCCGGCAACAGCTACAAGGTCCGCCTTGCGCTGGCGCTGCTCGGTGCGCCGTATCACGCCATCGAAGTCGATATTTTGCGCGGCGAAAGCCGCACGCCGGATTTTCTGGCGAAGAACCCGAGCGGCCAGGTGCCGCTGCTGGAAGTCGCCGAAGGACGCTACCTCGCCGAGTCCAACGCCATCCTCTGGTATGTCTGCGGCGGCACCTCGCTGGCGCCGGAATCACGGGTCGAACGCGCCGAAGCGCTGCAATGGATGTTCTTTGAACAGCACGCGCTGGAGCCCAATATCGGCGCGGCCTATTTCTGGCTGTCGCTGGTCAAAGGCGGCCGCGACCTGCAGACCCATGCGCTGGAAGACTGGATGGAACGCGGCTATGCCGCGCTGCAGGTGATGGAAAATCACCTCAAGAGCCACAGCTATTTTGCCGCCGGACAGCTCACGGTCGCCGACATCGCGCTGTACGGCTACACCCATGTCGCCGACCGCTGCGACTATGATCTCGCAACCTTTCCGGCGATCCGCGGCTGGCTGCGGCGGGTCGAACAGACCCCCGGTTTCGTCGCCATGGACTGGCAGCCCGGAGCTGAGGTCGAGGATCCCGCCCGCATCGCCGCCGGCGCCTGA
- a CDS encoding DMT family protein: MPTISPSLLPILMLFASNVFMTFAWYGHLKFKESSLPLVIMVSWGIAFFEYWLAVPANRWGSAVYSAAQLKTMQEVITLVVFAGFSVLYLKEPLGWNHALGFAFIAAGAFFIFHKW; the protein is encoded by the coding sequence ATGCCGACGATCTCCCCCTCGCTACTTCCCATTCTGATGCTGTTTGCCTCCAACGTGTTCATGACCTTTGCCTGGTATGGCCATCTGAAATTCAAGGAAAGCTCGCTGCCGTTGGTGATCATGGTGAGCTGGGGCATCGCGTTCTTCGAATACTGGCTGGCGGTGCCGGCCAATCGCTGGGGCAGCGCGGTCTATTCGGCGGCACAGCTCAAGACCATGCAGGAAGTGATCACGCTGGTCGTGTTCGCCGGATTTTCGGTGCTGTATCTGAAGGAGCCGCTGGGCTGGAATCACGCGCTCGGCTTCGCCTTCATCGCCGCCGGCGCGTTCTTCATTTTCCACAAATGGTGA
- a CDS encoding PAS-domain containing protein → MRIDWRAISGPALTAATASIAFVVDRHFVAVPNPAPLFVCIVALAASISGITLGLISAAIAVASSAVFFLGHRAAPGYDMSDLARMGLLAATAAGTAVITGVLRQKWIDAFAWQEKHHATSARLSAALDQVDIGIVLLGPDTRAEFINRAFRDYFQLSDAQADSQPPFIALMYHGRDTGAWELPEDELGHFIARRTEAMRAGDSTPININLTSGEVLRFSCTALPDGGRMLSYTPVTDLVRHSDDPANADYYRALRGGGSDRYLARQLRAAE, encoded by the coding sequence ATGCGGATCGACTGGCGCGCAATCTCAGGTCCCGCTTTGACGGCAGCAACGGCGTCGATCGCCTTCGTTGTCGACCGGCACTTCGTTGCCGTCCCCAATCCCGCCCCGCTGTTCGTCTGCATCGTCGCGCTTGCCGCTTCGATCAGCGGCATTACCTTGGGCCTGATCAGCGCGGCGATCGCGGTGGCGTCATCGGCGGTGTTCTTTCTCGGGCATCGCGCGGCGCCCGGCTACGACATGTCGGATCTGGCGCGGATGGGGCTGTTGGCGGCGACCGCGGCCGGCACCGCGGTCATCACCGGCGTGCTGCGGCAGAAATGGATCGACGCGTTCGCCTGGCAGGAGAAGCACCATGCGACCTCGGCGCGGCTGTCGGCAGCGCTCGATCAGGTCGATATCGGCATCGTGCTGCTCGGTCCGGACACCCGTGCGGAATTCATCAACCGCGCCTTCCGCGACTATTTCCAGCTCTCCGACGCGCAGGCCGACAGCCAGCCGCCGTTTATCGCGCTGATGTATCACGGCCGCGACACCGGCGCCTGGGAGCTGCCGGAGGACGAATTGGGCCACTTCATCGCGCGGCGCACCGAGGCGATGCGGGCCGGCGACTCCACGCCGATCAACATCAATCTCACCAGCGGCGAGGTGCTGCGCTTCAGCTGCACGGCGCTGCCGGACGGCGGACGCATGCTGAGCTATACGCCCGTCACCGACCTCGTCCGCCACAGCGACGACCCCGCGAATGCCGACTACTACCGCGCGCTGCGCGGCGGCGGCAGCGATCGCTACCTCGCGCGGCAGTTGCGCGCGGCGGAGTGA
- a CDS encoding GNAT family N-acetyltransferase has translation MSGDVTIRSVTRQDYAQWLPLWDGYNAFYGRSGATALAPGITAMTWARFFDGYEPVHALVADRDGELLGLTHYLFHRSTTAIEPTCYLQDLFTSAAARGKGVGRALIKGVYAQAQLAGSSRVYWQTHETNHTAMQLYDKVAEKSGFVVYRRIF, from the coding sequence ATGTCCGGCGATGTCACCATTCGCTCCGTCACCCGTCAGGATTACGCGCAGTGGCTTCCGCTGTGGGACGGGTACAATGCGTTCTACGGCAGGTCGGGCGCGACCGCGCTGGCGCCCGGGATCACGGCGATGACGTGGGCGCGTTTCTTCGATGGCTATGAACCGGTGCACGCGCTGGTCGCCGACCGCGACGGCGAACTGCTCGGGCTGACGCACTATCTGTTTCACCGTTCGACCACGGCGATCGAACCGACCTGTTACCTGCAGGACCTGTTCACCAGCGCCGCCGCGCGCGGCAAGGGCGTCGGGCGGGCGCTGATCAAGGGCGTCTACGCGCAGGCGCAACTGGCCGGTTCATCGCGCGTCTACTGGCAGACGCACGAGACCAACCACACCGCGATGCAGCTTTACGACAAGGTCGCGGAGAAGTCGGGTTTTGTGGTCTACCGCCGGATTTTCTGA
- a CDS encoding aldo/keto reductase, with protein sequence MQIRNLGGSGLRVSAVGLGCNNFGQRTDLETSRKVIHKAIDLGITLFDTADIYAGMGGSETVLGQVLGDRRKDIVLATKYSKPMSNDGTKQGASRRYIMSAVEASLTRLKTDYIDLYQQHDYDPLTPIEETLRALDDLVRQGKVRYIGNSNFPAWRIAEAELIARQMNVGRFVSCQDEYSLVVRGIEKDLLPAAQEYKLGLLPFFPLASGLLTGKYQRGAAAPADTRFAKAPALKDRYVTPRNEDIVEKLQAFAQARGHSMLELAFSWLASRPQVSSVIAGATRVEQIEQNVKAIDWTLSAEEMAEIDGITK encoded by the coding sequence ATGCAAATTCGCAATCTCGGCGGCTCCGGCCTGCGCGTGTCCGCCGTCGGCCTCGGCTGCAACAATTTCGGCCAGCGCACCGATCTCGAGACCTCGCGCAAGGTGATCCACAAGGCGATCGACCTCGGCATCACGCTGTTCGATACCGCCGACATCTATGCCGGAATGGGCGGCTCCGAGACCGTGCTCGGCCAGGTGCTCGGCGACCGCCGCAAGGACATCGTGCTGGCGACCAAATATTCCAAGCCGATGAGCAACGACGGCACCAAGCAGGGCGCGTCGCGCCGCTACATCATGTCCGCCGTCGAAGCGAGCTTAACGCGGCTGAAGACCGACTACATCGATCTCTATCAGCAGCATGACTACGATCCGCTGACGCCGATCGAGGAAACCCTGCGCGCGCTCGACGATCTCGTCCGCCAGGGCAAGGTGCGCTACATCGGCAATTCGAATTTTCCGGCCTGGCGGATTGCCGAAGCCGAACTGATCGCGCGGCAGATGAACGTCGGCCGCTTCGTCTCCTGCCAGGACGAATACAGCCTGGTGGTGCGCGGCATCGAAAAGGACCTGCTGCCGGCGGCACAGGAATACAAACTGGGATTGCTGCCGTTCTTCCCGCTGGCGAGCGGTCTGTTGACCGGCAAGTACCAGCGCGGCGCGGCGGCGCCTGCCGATACGCGCTTCGCCAAGGCGCCCGCCTTGAAGGACCGCTACGTCACGCCGCGCAACGAAGACATCGTCGAGAAGCTGCAGGCGTTCGCGCAAGCCCGCGGCCACAGCATGCTCGAACTCGCCTTCTCCTGGCTGGCCTCGCGCCCGCAGGTCTCCAGCGTCATCGCCGGCGCCACCCGCGTCGAACAGATCGAGCAGAACGTGAAGGCGATCGACTGGACGCTGAGCGCCGAAGAGATGGCGGAGATCGACGGGATCACGAAGTGA